CCCAGTCTTCAACGCATGGGTGGGGCTTGCACGCCACATACCGGACACCCGTCCGCGTATTGGCGGGGTTGTGTACGGCGTTCTGCCCTATTCACTTAAAAACGGCAAGTCCATAGCCCGCGACCGCGCAAGGCGCAAGGCCCACGGGCTGGCAAAATAACAGTTTAACCGGCGTCGCTTCTGGAATTCCGATCGCGGGGCCTCAACTGTGCGACCACTGTATGTGGCGTGCTGTGGAGGTGTCCCGTGTATCTGTCAATCCGCGACGCGGCCAAAATGGCCGGAGTCTCCCCCTCAACGATCCGTCGCCTCATTGCGAGCGGCGCGCTCACCGCGCGAAGGTTCGGGCACCAATGGCGCATTCCCAAGACCGCGCTTTCCCTTGACCCGAAGGAGGGGCGCGGCCTTGAGTAACCCCGCGCTGGCCCGCCAGATAGAG
This DNA window, taken from Candidatus Hydrogenedentota bacterium, encodes the following:
- a CDS encoding helix-turn-helix domain-containing protein; this encodes MYLSIRDAAKMAGVSPSTIRRLIASGALTARRFGHQWRIPKTALSLDPKEGRGLE